The following proteins come from a genomic window of Achromobacter deleyi:
- the trkA gene encoding Trk system potassium transporter TrkA, whose translation MKILIIGAGRVGTSVAENLVSEQNDITVIDSDPAQLQYLQEHFDLRVVHGDGSQVSVLEGAGAADTDLLIACAASDAANMVACKIARQLFNIPRRIARIRSGEFSEHPELMSEEGFCIDAIISPERSVTTYLHSLIEFPEALQVVEFAEGRVSVVTVRVSHGSPMAHHPVDKLREVWPDVTARVIDVLRGGRPLRAGSGTVIAPGDEVVLVVDTRHARRAVRQLREAEKAVRRVMIAGGGNIGLRLARALAEENYSVRIIERDLKRCEYLATQLPDSVLVLHGSGTDEALLERENIEDMDTWLALTSDDEDNIMSSLLAKRLGARKVIALINRQAYGELMQGSHIDIAVSPSQATMSELLRHVRRGDVAAVHRLRQGVAEALEAIAHGDRSNSKVVGRKVGEISLPKGASIGALVREDEIILPDADTVIETDDHVIVFVPSRKQMPRVEKLFQVSASFF comes from the coding sequence ATGAAGATCCTGATCATCGGCGCTGGGCGCGTAGGCACCAGCGTGGCTGAAAACCTGGTGTCCGAGCAGAACGACATCACGGTGATCGATTCGGATCCCGCGCAGCTGCAATACCTGCAAGAACACTTCGACCTGCGCGTCGTCCATGGCGATGGCTCGCAGGTGTCGGTGCTGGAAGGCGCCGGCGCCGCCGATACCGACCTGCTGATCGCCTGCGCCGCCTCCGACGCGGCCAACATGGTGGCCTGCAAGATCGCCCGCCAGCTGTTCAACATCCCCCGCCGCATCGCCCGCATCCGCTCGGGCGAATTCTCCGAACATCCCGAGCTGATGAGCGAAGAGGGCTTCTGCATCGACGCCATCATCAGCCCCGAGCGCAGCGTCACCACCTACCTGCACAGCCTGATCGAGTTCCCCGAGGCGCTGCAGGTGGTGGAGTTCGCCGAGGGCCGCGTCAGCGTCGTGACCGTCCGCGTCAGCCATGGCAGCCCGATGGCGCACCATCCCGTCGACAAGCTGCGCGAGGTCTGGCCCGACGTCACGGCGCGGGTGATCGACGTGTTGCGCGGCGGCCGCCCGCTGCGGGCCGGCTCGGGCACCGTGATCGCCCCGGGCGACGAGGTGGTGCTGGTGGTCGACACGCGCCATGCCCGCCGCGCCGTGCGGCAGCTGCGCGAAGCCGAAAAGGCCGTGCGCCGCGTGATGATCGCCGGCGGCGGCAATATCGGCCTGCGGCTGGCGCGCGCGCTGGCCGAGGAAAACTACAGCGTGCGCATCATCGAGCGCGACCTCAAGCGCTGCGAGTACCTGGCCACGCAGCTGCCCGACAGCGTGCTGGTGCTGCACGGCAGCGGCACCGACGAGGCCCTGCTGGAACGCGAGAACATCGAGGACATGGACACCTGGCTGGCCCTGACCAGCGACGACGAGGACAACATCATGTCGTCGCTGCTGGCCAAGCGGCTGGGGGCGCGCAAGGTGATCGCGCTGATCAACCGCCAGGCCTATGGCGAGCTGATGCAGGGCAGCCATATCGACATCGCCGTGTCGCCGTCGCAGGCCACCATGAGCGAGCTGCTGCGCCACGTGCGCCGCGGCGACGTGGCGGCGGTGCACCGGCTGCGCCAGGGCGTGGCCGAGGCGCTGGAGGCCATCGCCCACGGCGACCGCTCCAATTCCAAGGTGGTGGGCCGCAAGGTCGGCGAGATCAGCCTGCCCAAGGGCGCCAGCATCGGCGCTCTGGTGCGCGAGGACGAGATCATCCTGCCCGACGCCGATACCGTGATCGAGACCGACGACCACGTCATCGTCTTCGTGCCCTCGCGCAAGCAGATGCCGCGCGTGGAAAAGCTGTTCCAAGTCTCGGCGTCGTTCTTCTGA
- a CDS encoding rhodanese-like domain-containing protein, which translates to MDLLQFLLDKNNIFIVAVTVVSGVMLAIPALRKGRTGSAVSTTEAIQMVNQRQAVWVDVRPAEQFQAGHIAQARSVPAADLEQKAASLPKNKPLVVVCDNGRDSARAAAKLRAQGFADVVPLDGGMRAWLAASLPVTQKG; encoded by the coding sequence GTGGACCTTCTGCAATTCTTGCTCGATAAAAACAACATCTTCATTGTCGCCGTAACCGTCGTTTCCGGCGTCATGCTGGCCATTCCCGCCCTGCGCAAGGGCCGCACCGGCTCGGCCGTCAGCACCACGGAAGCCATCCAGATGGTCAACCAGCGCCAGGCCGTGTGGGTCGACGTGCGCCCCGCCGAACAGTTCCAGGCCGGCCACATCGCCCAGGCCCGCAGCGTTCCGGCCGCCGACCTGGAGCAGAAGGCCGCCTCGCTGCCCAAGAACAAGCCGCTGGTCGTGGTTTGCGACAATGGCCGTGATTCCGCCCGCGCCGCCGCCAAGCTGCGCGCGCAGGGCTTCGCCGACGTCGTGCCGCTCGATGGCGGCATGCGCGCCTGGCTGGCCGCCAGCCTGCCGGTCACCCAGAAGGGTTGA
- the grxC gene encoding glutaredoxin 3 — MNKVVMYSKDYCPYCARAKALLEQRGVTDLEIIQIDREPGQRDRMIERTGRRTVPQIFIGDTHVGGCDDLMALDRSGGLTPLLNG; from the coding sequence ATGAATAAAGTTGTCATGTACAGCAAGGACTATTGTCCCTATTGCGCCCGCGCCAAGGCGCTGCTGGAGCAGCGCGGCGTGACCGACCTGGAGATCATCCAGATCGACCGCGAGCCCGGCCAGCGCGATCGCATGATCGAACGCACCGGCCGGCGCACCGTACCGCAGATCTTCATCGGCGATACCCACGTCGGCGGTTGCGACGACCTGATGGCGCTGGACCGCTCGGGCGGCCTGACCCCATTGCTCAACGGCTAA
- a CDS encoding TrkH family potassium uptake protein: MKRVLATLHILGLTMVMFALTMLIPLGVAYIGGDAARDAFLHGFLISVGIGVALAALTRRARSELRARDGFVLVSAVWAGLPLLAAIPLLIYFHRAGLPLSFTGAYFEAMSGLTTTGATVLTNLDALPPSINLWRATLVWIGGMGILVLAVAILPLLGVGGHQVVRAETPGPMKDERLTPRIASTAKALYAVYFAFSILCFLAYRAVGLSWFEAWCHMATTMGLGGFSTWDDGFAHFDSVAVEMVAMVFMLIAGINFATHFNAFRQRSGRAYLRCPEAIPYLVVVLGVGLVISVFLYVKGVYQEPLEALRYGMFNTISMATTTGYANTDFAQWPLFAPLTMLLLSGFATSAGSTGGGIKMIRAILLVKQARNELVTMLHPHAVSPVRVNGRAVEARTMSSVLAFMLFYGLSIAVFTSLLLLSGLDPITAFSAVFASVNNTGPGLGPVGPMGNFAVLSDFQIWVCTFAMLIGRLELLTVLVLFTPIFWRK; encoded by the coding sequence ATGAAGCGCGTCCTGGCGACCCTGCACATCCTTGGCCTGACCATGGTGATGTTCGCCCTGACCATGCTGATCCCGCTGGGGGTGGCCTACATCGGCGGCGACGCGGCGCGCGACGCCTTCCTGCATGGCTTCCTGATCTCCGTCGGCATCGGCGTCGCGCTGGCGGCGCTGACCCGGCGGGCCCGCAGCGAACTGCGCGCCCGCGACGGCTTCGTGCTGGTGTCGGCGGTGTGGGCCGGCCTGCCGCTGCTGGCGGCGATCCCGCTGCTGATCTACTTCCACCGCGCCGGCCTGCCGCTGTCGTTCACCGGGGCCTATTTCGAGGCCATGTCGGGGCTGACGACCACCGGCGCCACCGTGCTGACCAACCTGGACGCGCTGCCGCCGTCGATCAACCTGTGGCGCGCCACCCTGGTGTGGATCGGCGGCATGGGGATCCTGGTGCTGGCGGTGGCGATCCTGCCGCTGCTGGGCGTGGGCGGACACCAGGTGGTGCGGGCCGAGACGCCCGGCCCGATGAAGGACGAGCGCCTGACGCCGCGCATCGCCAGCACCGCCAAGGCGCTGTACGCGGTGTACTTCGCCTTCTCCATCCTGTGCTTTTTGGCCTACCGCGCGGTCGGCCTGTCCTGGTTCGAGGCCTGGTGCCACATGGCCACGACCATGGGGCTGGGCGGCTTCTCGACCTGGGACGACGGCTTCGCCCACTTCGATTCGGTGGCGGTCGAGATGGTGGCCATGGTCTTCATGCTGATCGCCGGTATCAACTTCGCCACCCACTTCAATGCCTTCCGCCAGCGCAGCGGGCGCGCCTACCTGCGCTGCCCGGAGGCGATTCCGTACCTGGTGGTGGTGCTGGGCGTGGGGCTGGTGATCTCGGTGTTCCTGTACGTCAAGGGCGTCTACCAGGAGCCGCTGGAAGCGTTGCGCTACGGCATGTTCAACACCATCTCGATGGCCACCACCACCGGCTACGCCAATACCGACTTCGCCCAGTGGCCGCTGTTCGCGCCCCTGACCATGCTGCTGTTGTCCGGGTTCGCCACCTCGGCCGGGTCCACCGGGGGCGGGATCAAGATGATCCGGGCCATCCTGCTGGTCAAGCAGGCGCGCAACGAGCTTGTCACAATGTTGCATCCGCATGCGGTCAGCCCGGTGCGGGTCAATGGCCGCGCGGTCGAGGCTCGCACCATGTCGTCGGTGCTGGCGTTCATGCTGTTCTACGGGCTCTCCATCGCCGTCTTCACCAGCCTGCTGCTGCTGTCGGGGCTGGACCCGATCACGGCCTTCTCGGCCGTGTTCGCCAGCGTCAACAACACCGGTCCCGGCCTGGGACCGGTCGGGCCCATGGGGAATTTCGCGGTGCTGTCGGACTTCCAGATCTGGGTCTGCACCTTCGCCATGCTGATCGGCCGCCTGGAGCTGCTGACCGTGCTGGTGCTGTTCACGCCGATCTTCTGGCGCAAATAG
- a CDS encoding ComF family protein translates to MAHIIAHPGRGGRLSLQAMGRRLLARVPCDCPLCGARVGGARLCEGCETDLAEASLAPRCPRCAQRLAPDALHCADCLARPPAFIGTIAAFDYEPPAEVLIRQLKTQLRLSAAPVLARLLAHAVWSEPPPGSLLLVPVPSSRASLRRRGMNPAAEIARGLAARLGWPLLRGALRRRRETPRQTALGRRARLSGARGVFHCVRDLSGRHVGLVDDVMTTGSTADAAARALLAAGAISVTVLVAARTPRAP, encoded by the coding sequence ATGGCTCACATTATTGCCCATCCCGGCCGCGGCGGCCGATTGTCCCTACAGGCCATGGGGCGGCGGCTGCTGGCCCGGGTGCCCTGCGACTGCCCGCTGTGCGGGGCGCGGGTCGGCGGCGCCCGCCTGTGCGAGGGCTGCGAAACCGACCTGGCCGAAGCGTCGCTGGCGCCGCGCTGCCCGCGTTGCGCCCAGCGGCTGGCGCCGGATGCGCTGCACTGCGCCGACTGCCTGGCGCGGCCGCCGGCCTTCATCGGCACGATCGCCGCCTTCGACTACGAGCCGCCCGCCGAGGTGTTGATCCGCCAGCTCAAGACCCAGCTGCGGCTCAGCGCGGCGCCGGTCCTGGCGCGGCTGCTGGCGCATGCGGTGTGGTCCGAGCCGCCGCCAGGGTCCTTGCTGCTGGTGCCGGTGCCGTCCAGCCGCGCATCGCTGCGCCGGCGCGGCATGAACCCGGCGGCCGAGATCGCCCGCGGCCTGGCGGCGCGACTGGGTTGGCCGCTGCTGCGCGGGGCATTGCGGCGGCGGCGCGAAACGCCCAGGCAGACGGCTCTGGGACGCCGCGCCAGGCTGAGCGGCGCCCGCGGCGTGTTCCATTGCGTGCGTGACCTGTCCGGCCGCCATGTCGGGCTGGTGGATGACGTCATGACCACGGGCAGCACCGCGGATGCGGCCGCGCGCGCGTTGCTGGCCGCGGGGGCGATCAGCGTGACGGTGCTGGTGGCGGCGCGCACGCCGCGTGCGCCCTGA
- a CDS encoding Bug family tripartite tricarboxylate transporter substrate binding protein: MTQTRTFRVGPLLRGLCLSLAAILPAAAHADWPDRPIHMVVPFPPGSSPDILARTIAEPLGQALGQPIVIDNKTGAGGNIGTRIVAQAKPDGYTLLYTINGPLVTAPTLYKKTLGYDPLQDLAPVTLVGTSPNVLTVPGNLKNVNSVQDFVRMVKEHGSSLNYGSVGPGSSAHLAMEMFKERAGIDMAHIPYAGFPQVISAIIGGDIQAGFMVPAIAVPQTRDGKVKILAVTSLQPSDTLPGVPTMASQGYPDFEAISWNAILAPAETPMPIIERLNSELNRIINSDTVRKQMALQYFTPAASTPEALTVRIQDEKARWDQVIQKLNLSLD, translated from the coding sequence ATGACGCAAACCCGCACGTTCCGGGTCGGCCCCCTGCTGCGCGGCCTCTGCCTGAGCCTGGCGGCCATCCTGCCCGCCGCCGCCCACGCCGATTGGCCGGACCGCCCCATCCACATGGTGGTGCCGTTCCCGCCCGGCTCGTCGCCCGACATCCTGGCGCGCACCATCGCCGAACCGCTGGGACAGGCGCTGGGACAGCCCATCGTCATCGATAACAAGACCGGCGCCGGCGGCAACATCGGCACCCGCATCGTCGCGCAGGCCAAGCCCGACGGCTACACCCTGCTCTACACGATCAACGGCCCGCTGGTCACCGCCCCCACGCTCTACAAGAAGACGCTGGGCTACGACCCGCTGCAAGACCTGGCGCCCGTGACGCTGGTCGGCACCAGCCCCAACGTGCTGACCGTGCCCGGCAACCTGAAGAACGTCAATTCCGTGCAGGACTTCGTCCGCATGGTGAAGGAACACGGCAGCTCGCTGAACTACGGCTCCGTCGGCCCCGGCAGCTCGGCCCACCTGGCCATGGAAATGTTCAAGGAACGCGCCGGCATCGACATGGCGCACATCCCCTACGCCGGTTTCCCGCAGGTCATCAGCGCCATCATCGGCGGCGACATCCAGGCCGGCTTCATGGTCCCCGCCATCGCCGTGCCCCAGACCCGCGACGGCAAGGTCAAGATCCTCGCCGTCACCAGCCTGCAGCCCAGCGACACCCTGCCCGGCGTGCCCACCATGGCCTCGCAGGGCTACCCCGACTTCGAAGCCATCTCCTGGAACGCCATCCTGGCCCCCGCCGAAACGCCGATGCCCATCATCGAGCGCCTGAACAGCGAACTGAACCGCATCATCAACAGCGACACGGTCCGCAAGCAGATGGCCCTGCAATACTTCACCCCCGCCGCCTCCACCCCCGAGGCCCTGACCGTCCGCATCCAGGACGAAAAAGCCCGCTGGGACCAGGTCATCCAAAAGCTGAACCTGTCACTGGACTAA
- a CDS encoding tRNA (cytidine(34)-2'-O)-methyltransferase, producing MFHVILVCPEIPPNTGNAIRLCANTGAQLHLVRPLGFELDDARMRRAGLDYHEWQPVRVHDTLQEALADTGAAASHIYALTTHAQRSVGDVRFEAGDVFVFGRESAGLSEEHHAMFAPQQRLRLPMRAGQRSLNLSNAVAVTVFEAWRQLGYEGGG from the coding sequence ATGTTCCACGTCATCCTCGTCTGCCCCGAGATTCCGCCCAACACGGGCAATGCCATCCGCCTGTGCGCCAATACCGGCGCGCAATTGCACCTGGTGCGCCCGCTCGGTTTCGAACTGGACGATGCCCGCATGCGGCGGGCGGGGCTGGACTATCACGAGTGGCAGCCGGTGCGCGTGCACGACACGCTGCAGGAGGCGCTGGCGGATACGGGGGCGGCGGCTTCCCACATCTATGCGTTGACCACGCATGCGCAGCGCAGCGTGGGCGATGTGCGGTTCGAGGCGGGGGATGTGTTCGTGTTCGGGCGGGAGAGCGCCGGATTGTCGGAGGAGCATCACGCGATGTTCGCGCCGCAGCAGCGGTTGCGGTTGCCGATGCGGGCGGGGCAGCGGAGCTTGAATTTGTCCAATGCCGTGGCGGTGACGGTGTTTGAGGCTTGGCGGCAGTTGGGGTATGAGGGGGGGGGTTGA
- a CDS encoding NAD(P)H-dependent glycerol-3-phosphate dehydrogenase yields MNQPTPPSLRVAVLGAGSWGTALAAAASRRHPTVLWARDPAQAADMAARHENARYLPGIALPQALTITPDLDATLRSLQQDSAAGLIILGVPVAGLAATCAELARRLPALGLQDTPIVWTCKGFEADTARLPHEIVREALPGAVGGVLSGPSFAREVAQGLPVALTVASDNAALRAATTQALHGAALRVYASSDLVGVEMGGALKNVIAVACGIGDGLALGTNARAALITRGLAEMTRFGVALGAQAETFAGLTGLGDLVLTATGELSRNRRVGLEIGAGRKLADILASGITAEGVRCARAALERARAIGVELPITEAVCAVLFDGVAPMTAVSTLLARDARDEHGNAG; encoded by the coding sequence ATGAACCAGCCCACTCCGCCCAGCCTGCGCGTCGCCGTCCTGGGCGCGGGCAGCTGGGGCACCGCGCTGGCGGCGGCCGCGAGCCGCCGCCACCCCACCGTACTCTGGGCGCGCGATCCGGCGCAGGCCGCCGACATGGCCGCCCGCCACGAAAACGCGCGCTACCTGCCTGGCATCGCCCTGCCCCAGGCACTGACGATTACCCCTGATCTCGACGCCACGCTGCGCAGCCTGCAACAGGACAGCGCGGCGGGGCTGATCATCCTCGGCGTCCCGGTGGCCGGCCTGGCCGCCACCTGCGCGGAACTCGCGCGCCGCCTGCCCGCACTGGGCCTGCAAGACACGCCCATCGTCTGGACCTGCAAGGGCTTTGAAGCCGACACGGCCAGGCTGCCCCACGAAATCGTGCGCGAGGCCCTGCCCGGCGCCGTCGGCGGCGTCCTGTCGGGCCCGTCGTTTGCCCGCGAGGTCGCCCAGGGCCTGCCCGTGGCGCTGACCGTCGCCAGCGACAACGCCGCCCTGCGCGCCGCCACCACCCAGGCCCTGCACGGCGCCGCGCTGCGCGTCTACGCCAGTAGCGACCTGGTCGGCGTGGAAATGGGCGGCGCCCTCAAGAACGTCATCGCCGTGGCCTGCGGCATCGGCGACGGCCTGGCGCTGGGCACCAATGCCCGCGCCGCGCTGATCACCCGCGGCCTGGCCGAGATGACGCGCTTCGGCGTCGCGCTGGGCGCGCAGGCCGAGACCTTCGCCGGCCTGACCGGCCTGGGCGACCTGGTCCTGACCGCCACCGGCGAACTGTCGCGCAACCGCCGCGTCGGCCTGGAAATCGGCGCCGGCCGCAAGCTGGCCGACATCCTGGCCAGCGGCATCACCGCCGAAGGCGTGCGCTGCGCGCGCGCCGCGCTGGAACGCGCCCGCGCCATCGGCGTCGAACTGCCCATCACCGAAGCCGTGTGCGCCGTGCTGTTCGACGGCGTTGCGCCCATGACGGCCGTATCCACCCTGCTGGCGCGCGACGCCCGCGACGAACACGGCAACGCGGGCTGA
- a CDS encoding methyltransferase domain-containing protein: MSLPAPATPPSLPLVAADVPRQFARRGDLSDAQFLYGEVARRMLGRLQYIRVQPQAMLDAGCGAGDNLALLRERYAEAAYTGLDNCEPLLEIARKRHAPAGLSAWIGKLARRGPANAFVNADLAATGLTPESLELVWSNLALHWHREPHAVLAEWRRILKVGGLAMFSCLGPATLRELRQALDDAGLRTATPAFVDMHDFGDLLVENGFADPVMDQEILTLTYRTPEKLLQDVRALGGNPAAGRRGGLVGRDWQARLCAALEAQRRPDGVIALSIEVAYGHAWRAATHRGTAGETRLSVSAIGGRQRGTP, from the coding sequence ATGTCCCTGCCCGCACCCGCCACCCCGCCCTCGCTCCCGCTCGTCGCCGCCGACGTGCCGCGCCAATTCGCCCGCCGCGGCGACCTGTCGGACGCCCAGTTCCTGTACGGCGAAGTCGCCCGCCGCATGCTGGGCCGGCTGCAGTACATCCGCGTGCAGCCCCAGGCCATGCTCGACGCCGGCTGCGGCGCCGGCGACAACCTGGCGCTGCTGCGCGAACGCTATGCCGAGGCCGCCTACACCGGCCTGGACAACTGCGAACCGCTGCTGGAGATCGCCCGCAAGCGCCACGCCCCGGCCGGCCTGTCGGCCTGGATCGGCAAGCTGGCGCGGCGCGGTCCGGCCAATGCCTTCGTCAACGCCGACCTGGCCGCCACCGGCCTGACGCCGGAGTCGCTGGAACTGGTGTGGTCCAACCTGGCCCTGCACTGGCACCGCGAACCGCATGCCGTGCTGGCCGAATGGCGCCGCATCCTCAAGGTCGGCGGGCTGGCGATGTTCTCCTGTCTGGGGCCGGCCACGCTGCGCGAACTGCGCCAGGCGCTGGACGATGCTGGCCTGCGCACCGCTACCCCGGCCTTCGTCGACATGCATGATTTCGGCGACCTGCTGGTGGAAAACGGCTTCGCCGACCCGGTCATGGACCAGGAAATCCTGACGCTGACCTACCGCACGCCGGAAAAGCTGCTGCAGGACGTGCGCGCCCTGGGCGGCAACCCCGCCGCCGGCCGCCGCGGCGGCCTGGTCGGACGCGACTGGCAAGCGCGCCTGTGCGCCGCGCTGGAAGCCCAGCGCCGTCCGGACGGCGTCATCGCCCTGAGCATCGAGGTGGCCTACGGCCACGCCTGGCGCGCCGCCACCCACCGCGGCACCGCCGGCGAGACCCGGCTGTCGGTCAGCGCCATCGGCGGCCGCCAGCGCGGCACGCCCTGA
- a CDS encoding response regulator, translating to MARILVVDDEVGIRELLSEILYDEGHTVELAENAAQARAARLRMRPDLVLLDIWMPDTDGVSLLKEWGSQGLLDMPVIMMSGHATIDTAVEATRIGAMDFLEKPITLQRLLKTVAAGLARGRVPHPAPVAAPATASATVALEDELDPPTLSTAPANEVPVTANGQLGSISLDQPLREARDEFERIYFEYHLVRESHSMTRVSERTGLERTHLYRKLKQLGIESARKRGA from the coding sequence ATGGCCAGAATTCTGGTGGTTGACGACGAAGTCGGTATTCGCGAGCTTTTGTCGGAAATCCTTTACGACGAAGGGCACACGGTCGAATTGGCCGAAAACGCGGCGCAAGCGCGCGCCGCGCGCCTTCGCATGCGTCCCGATCTGGTGCTGCTGGACATCTGGATGCCGGACACCGATGGCGTCAGCCTGCTCAAGGAATGGGGCTCGCAGGGCCTGCTGGACATGCCGGTCATCATGATGAGCGGCCATGCCACCATCGACACGGCGGTCGAGGCCACCCGCATCGGCGCCATGGATTTCCTCGAAAAGCCGATCACGCTGCAACGCCTGCTCAAGACCGTGGCGGCCGGGCTGGCCCGCGGCCGCGTGCCGCATCCGGCGCCCGTGGCGGCGCCCGCGACGGCCAGCGCCACCGTGGCCCTCGAAGACGAGCTCGATCCGCCGACCCTGTCGACGGCTCCCGCCAACGAAGTCCCGGTCACCGCCAATGGCCAGCTGGGCAGCATTTCGCTGGACCAGCCGCTGCGCGAGGCGCGCGACGAGTTCGAGCGTATCTACTTCGAATATCACCTGGTCCGCGAAAGCCACAGCATGACCCGCGTCTCCGAGCGCACCGGCCTCGAGCGCACCCACCTCTACCGCAAGCTCAAGCAATTGGGCATCGAGTCGGCGCGCAAACGGGGCGCATGA
- the secB gene encoding protein-export chaperone SecB codes for MADQDQNTQQEGGNDAPSFNLQRVYLKDLSLEMPNAPHVFLEQEAPQVEVSITVGGQRLAETVFETTVTVTVTTRINDKVVYLVEGTQAGIFEAANIPEEQLDPLLGIVCPTMLYPYLRANIADAITRTSMPPLHLTEVNFQALYEQRLAELQQQQSNANGNGSDSGIILPASATRQ; via the coding sequence ATGGCTGATCAAGACCAAAACACCCAGCAAGAAGGCGGCAACGACGCGCCCTCGTTCAATCTGCAACGCGTCTACCTGAAAGACCTTTCGCTGGAAATGCCGAACGCGCCCCACGTCTTCCTGGAGCAAGAAGCGCCCCAGGTTGAAGTGAGCATCACCGTGGGCGGCCAGCGCCTGGCCGAAACCGTGTTCGAGACCACGGTCACCGTCACCGTCACCACCCGCATCAACGACAAGGTCGTGTACCTGGTCGAGGGCACCCAGGCCGGCATCTTCGAAGCCGCCAACATCCCCGAAGAGCAGCTCGATCCGCTGCTGGGCATTGTCTGCCCGACGATGCTGTACCCGTACCTGCGCGCCAACATCGCCGACGCGATCACCCGCACCTCGATGCCGCCGCTGCACCTGACCGAAGTCAACTTCCAGGCCCTGTACGAACAGCGCCTGGCGGAACTGCAACAGCAGCAAAGCAACGCCAACGGCAATGGCAGCGACTCGGGCATCATCCTGCCCGCCAGCGCCACCCGCCAATAA
- a CDS encoding YbdK family carboxylate-amine ligase: MEQIPFISSAPNTLGIELELQLIDPRSFDLTAASDELLAQMANHPIADRVKPEITRSMIELNSSVHEHPMGLLAEMREMRDALVEAADAVGVSVAGGGAHPFMRWQERSISDTPRFQYLAEMYGYLARQFTVFGQHIHLGVKSGDEAIKLLRRLSPYVPHFIALSASSPYCEGVDTLFSCSRLNAVNSFPLAGHMPAEVKDWYQFEAHIAQLRAYGLAESIKDLYWDIRPKPEFGTVEIRVCDTPLTVERACQMAAFAQALAVLLMREDDPSDKAWLSYRSNHFQACRFGLQGSYVTPDGQRLRLMDHLRALFQRLMPVAEELGTGDMIAALRDEAMRSGNDSRWLRSQFHRLRDLPLVVESMSQAWRGEAAQAAPAEPTAVLRRRIRATSEPMQPLSPAEPGVTAPLPERLH; encoded by the coding sequence ATGGAACAGATCCCGTTCATTTCGTCGGCCCCCAACACCCTGGGCATCGAACTCGAGCTGCAACTGATCGACCCCCGCAGTTTCGACCTGACCGCAGCCTCTGACGAGCTGCTGGCCCAAATGGCCAACCACCCCATCGCCGATCGCGTGAAACCGGAAATCACGCGTTCCATGATCGAACTGAATTCCTCGGTGCACGAGCACCCCATGGGCCTGCTGGCCGAAATGCGCGAAATGCGCGATGCCCTGGTCGAAGCGGCCGACGCCGTGGGCGTTTCGGTGGCCGGTGGCGGCGCCCACCCGTTCATGCGCTGGCAGGAACGCTCCATCTCGGATACCCCGCGCTTCCAGTACCTGGCCGAAATGTATGGTTACCTGGCGCGTCAATTCACGGTGTTCGGCCAGCACATCCACCTGGGCGTGAAAAGCGGCGACGAAGCCATCAAATTGTTGCGCCGGCTGTCACCCTATGTGCCGCACTTTATCGCCCTGTCGGCCTCGTCGCCGTACTGCGAGGGCGTCGATACCCTGTTCTCGTGCTCGCGCCTGAACGCGGTCAACAGCTTCCCGCTGGCCGGCCACATGCCGGCCGAGGTCAAGGACTGGTACCAGTTCGAGGCCCACATTGCGCAACTGCGCGCCTATGGCCTGGCCGAGAGCATCAAGGACCTGTACTGGGACATCCGTCCCAAGCCCGAATTCGGCACGGTGGAAATCCGCGTCTGCGATACGCCGCTGACCGTGGAGCGCGCCTGCCAGATGGCGGCCTTCGCCCAGGCGCTGGCGGTGCTGCTGATGCGCGAGGACGATCCCAGCGACAAGGCCTGGCTGTCCTACCGCAGCAACCACTTCCAGGCCTGCCGTTTCGGCCTGCAGGGCAGCTACGTGACGCCGGACGGCCAGCGCCTGCGCCTGATGGATCACCTGCGCGCGCTGTTCCAGCGGCTGATGCCGGTGGCCGAAGAGCTGGGGACCGGCGACATGATCGCGGCGCTGCGCGACGAAGCCATGCGCAGCGGCAACGATTCGCGCTGGCTGCGCAGCCAGTTCCATCGCCTGCGCGACCTGCCGCTGGTGGTGGAATCGATGTCGCAGGCCTGGCGCGGCGAGGCTGCCCAGGCCGCGCCGGCCGAGCCGACCGCGGTGTTGCGGCGGCGGATCCGCGCCACGTCCGAACCAATGCAGCCCCTCTCGCCGGCGGAGCCGGGAGTGACCGCGCCGCTGCCCGAACGCCTGCACTAA